The DNA segment TTACTGTGGTCTGTGATCTCGAGCTGCCTGCGATGTTGGCCTCGGATATAGACCGAGACAGCCTTGTACCAAACTTGTTTGAGGCTTTCACAACAGCAAGGCGACCGTCAATGGACCGGTCAGTGTTTGATCCGCCGTAGCCTTCGGATTCCAGCTGGATAAACTCGGCTATGCTCATCACTAGCTCATCTTCAAAGTCGTCTCCGTCTTTGTTCACGTCTTTGTAGCCTGCTCTGATAATGCATCGGTACATCCTGTATGTTTTCGGTCCGATCCTGCCGATAAGGTAGCGTTCTTTCTGCGGTACGTAAGGGATAGGCACAGTTTTGCAGCAGACAAAGACGACAACTTGGTAGAATGCTGGCAAGTTTGTGAGAAAGTGAGTGAACGTGGCGGGAACGCCGCTGGCTAGCTCTGTATAGATAAGACCCATCCCGGGGACTTTGATGATCCCGAGGCTCGGGCCGAGGCTTAGGATTGATTTCATAGGGACCTTGTTGTGCTGGTCGCATAGGTATTTCTTTCTGCTGCCGTAGTGCCATACGTATGTGATGCAGGTGAAGAAGAGGGAAAGGAGGAGAGTGATCCAACCTCCTTTAGGGATTTTGGCTAAGGCGGATGCAAAGAAGACGAGTTCTATGGTCCCGAAGAAGAGGATGAAGAGGACGGAGAAGACGATATTACGGTTCCAGACGAAGTTGATGATGAGAGGCATCAACCAAGTTGTCACAAAGGCTAGTGTCATGCAGGCGAGCCCTGGAGAGTATAAAAGGATTAGCTTAATGATAAAAGATGAAATATATAGTTTGATGGAAGGTTAAGCTCTTACCGAAAGCGAAAGCTATGTGTCGAGTGTCTTGGAAGAAAATGGTGACAGTGAGGGTGAGGATCATGACAACCCAGTTGATCTCAGGAATGTAGATCTGGCCAAGAACCCATCTTGGTTTGTGAACAATCTTCACCCGCGGGAAGCATCCCAATGCATAGCATTGTTTGACAATCGAGAACGTAGCAAATATGACTGCTTGGCTTGCGACCATTGCAGCCAGCATAGCCATCATCAGAACAGGCCAGAAAAATGGATCTGAACAACAAGAGCAAAACACTTATGACAAACTACACGAGCAAAGAGTGTATGAATGCATAACCATATTACGTGCAGAGAAGAATAAACCAGAAACTTTGGATCTAAACATCCACAAACACAAAAGGCTCAGCTTCATTCATTTGAAAAACTGTACTACTTTAAGGACTTGTATTGGAATTATCCACAAATTGCAGCAATTCGTAGAGATTGCAAGGAGTAGAGGAATGAGACGTGAAAAGGAGATTGACCAAATGATTACCTGGAATGGAATCGTAAAAGCTTGTTGGTAGAGCAGAAAAATTCTTTGATAGAAACGCAGCTTGGCCCATGTATTGAAGCACCAGACACGGGTAAACAACACAACAGAACGCGAACTGCATAGAACAATGAGGCTGTAAGATAACAATAACCAGATTGTGATAGTGTatcataatttttcttattCCTTGGGTCAAGAATGAAGTCCCAAATATAAGTGACCAATTGCTTATGGTAGCAACACAAATTCTTCTAGCAACTGTACTATGGGAACTTTCAAAAAGGTTTCTGCTACATCATTTGAGGAGCTAAATAAGTTGCTCAAAACTCACCCGTATAGATGTAGCTGTAAATTGGCCAAGTTCAGCAAAGATAGCCTCCGTTCCTGTAGTTAAGACCAATCGCCAAGATGAAACATAACATATCATGAAAACCTGTCGAGTCTTATTACAGAACATAGAAGACTATATTACCTGTGATGCATAACAGAATCCCTCCAAGGGATAACCATCCATCTACACCCGTGTCTCTAAAGAATACATAAATATAGTAGGGAGATAAAGCTTTGTATACACTAGGGTTCCAAGTCACGATATTGTACACGCCAACAGTTGCAATCGACAACAACCACAAAATCATTATGGGTGCAAATAAAAAGGCAACTTTATTTGTGCCACGGTGCTGCAGAACGAAAAGTCCAACCAGCAAAGCGCATGCTATCATGACCACAGTACCTAGGAAAGCAACACATTGGTAAAGAAAATGTAAATAACAATGACAGAATGTGTATATACATAAGTCTGAAGGATATGACTTACTGTGCTTCAGACTTGTTTTCGCCACAAGGCCATCAATAGACGAAGAGACTACAAGAGGATATTGTGTTAGATTGGTAAACGATGTAAAAGTAAAATCTGGTGTTAGATTACCTGAAATTGCTGGTGTAAGGACACCAATGGTAATGACCATGGAAGTTCCCACCAAGACTAAGATAAGCAAAGCTGTTTTGGATCTTTTATTCCGCTCAATAAGGCTTTTGAAAGCAGAGCTAGGCAAGTTTCTAGTAGCATCACCAGAGCCATAGTAGGTGGAGATCTCCTCATCAGCCGCTTGCTGGTTCGGAAGCAAAGAGAATCTCGCGTGTCTGCAGAGCAAAGCATACAAAGCAAAGATCCCTCCTGCAACACAGAGAAACTCAACAATTTACATGTAATCTGAAGAATTCAATTAGCAAAAACTAACATACCTTCACCATTGTCATCAGCACTTAATACAAAGACCATGTACTTGACGAGTGAGAGGAGAGTGATGGTCCAAAATATCAAAGAGAACGCGCCGAAGATCGTATCTTCGGTCTGGTGATGCCTCAACCCTCCGTAGAAAGTGCATTTATAGACGTAGAGAGGAGAGATACTCAAATCTCCAAAGACTAAGCCAAAGCTCTGATACGCTAGAAGCAGGACTTGGTTACACCTGTTTCTCCTATCAGCCTGATTCAAATTCAAGAAGAACATTTACATTAGGATAAGATTATACAATGGAAAAGCTCAGAGATTCACTTGAATGAATCGATTACAGCAATTATACTTTCAGCTATAATCTATTGGAATCTATCGTCGCGATCGTGATTTAAGCAACGGTTAAAGAGTGCAGACGATTCGGCTATACGCGGAGGAAATGGGATGGATGAACGTACCATGATTGGAGCCGCCGGAGAGTGAGATGCGGCGTCGTTTTTAAGGAGGATCGTCGAGGATCAGAGGGAAAGAGACTAAGGGGTTCTGAGAAGACGATTCGGAATTGAATCTAGAGGGAAGCTGTCCATCATCGTTTATTATCTCTCCAGACGAGATgattaaagaaatatatatttcagtTGTTTGTActcgtttttcttcttctttagatttttttttttttacgttttcttcttcttctaatcaTCGGCATTTTGTGAGAAAATTGAAAATATCAtcagtatttttctttttattatttattaatattagctgaattttaattttattaactttaaaaaaattataatatttttgttttattgtttattaaaatttggattgatagttaattatgtttttgtttataaaagttACAAATTTGTGTACTAACTTTTTCTTACATCAAAACTAACTAGTACTCCCTTTGTATCAAAATAAGTGAATTTTAAGGTTTTTGTATATCTATTAAGAAATTATAAActgttatttaatttttttcgtttgtctaaaaataataataaatacatataattcaaccaatagaaaatcaTACTGCAGATTATAAATagtcaaaaacataaaattgcATTTACTTTTTACATGAAAACAAACATcacttaaaatgaaacaaattttttctcTTAAAACATCACTTGAAGTGATACAGAGCAAGTAATACAAAAAGGGAAGGAGTATATATACGATGGGATCTGTTGGATCATCAGTGTAAAACTACTGCACCACAATGTAGTTTTGCTTATTTTTTCCTTTAGATTAGTGACATGGTTTATGATATATTGTAAAAAACTTTTTCAATCACACACTAATCAAGTGATGGAGGACCTGCGATTAGAATCTCTCATGATGCAAACCTGCAAATGGCTTTTTTATAATCCAAGTGTTGGTAAAGAGAGATTGcaggaaacaaaataatatgatTATTGTAACCAAACACTAACAAAGCTTAGTTCAAGTAAgaaaaaagcaaaaacaaacaaaccaaacaTCAAAAGATCTCTCGTCAGACAACATGGAGAAAGAGATTCGTTGTGGTTGTTATTACACCTCCAACGTCGTTTTACATATTGACTCTGCGTCGGTTTGTCACCAACTCTGGATGTCCTTTCTTCATCATCGCCACGAATTCTTCGTAATTGATTTTTCCGTCCTGCGAGATTTGAATTTAAAGTAAAGAGTGTtgttaagaaaacaaaatgataaTGCCCATATATGAATAGgccaaaccaaataaaaataacgTATAAACATACACGATCGGTGTCTACTTCAGCAATGATCTCTTTGATGGATTTGTCATCACCCATGTTGTATTTCTTCATGGCTTGTTCTAGCTCTTCCATTGTTATGTAGCTTAAATAAAACAAACCAAGATCCAAAATGTGAGTCTTTATCAGCTTCTTAGAGCAAGAGAGTGAGCTTTAAAAGAAGAATGTTTCTACCCGCTGTTGTCCTTGTCGAAGTATTGGAAAGCTGTGTATAAGTGATCCTCACGTTCGATTCTGTTCATATGCATTGTCGCTGATATAAACTCCAAGTAATCTATTGATCCATCTCCATCCATATCAGCCTACACCAAAACAATCATAATAAGCCTTTGGTTTACGCAGGGGGGAGAAAACACCAAAGACTTATTAAAGACTTACTGCTTCCATTAACTGTTTTATCTCAGCCTCAGAGATCTTATTGCCAAGTTTGGGGAGACCGGTTCTCAGCTCCTCCAAGGTGACTATTCCGTTTTTATCAGTGTCTAGAGCTTTGAACATCTCTTTCAGACCAATGATTTCTTCTTCAGATAAGTTCTCTGCAATGACCTGAAACAAGAGATTTGACTTAAgaaccaaaaaagaaaagactaaATGGCAGTTTGGTTTCACTAAAGTGTTCTTGTGTTACCTTGAgtgccattttcttgagtttgtTCATCGCTCGGAACTGTTTCATCCTGGATAACACAGCATTGTCAAGCGGTTTGTCTGATGCCTCTCCGTCTTCTTTAATCCACGGATGGTCTACGTTGGTATATTAAAAAACATGCTGAGTATACATTGTTGTTTAATCATCAAAACATGTTTACCAAATGGCCTTACTTAGCACTTCACTCGCTGTAAGCCGGTCTTTAGGGTCATACGTCAACATCTTCTTCACAAGATCTTTGGCACCGTTGGATACATCAGGCCATGGATCAGCTGAAAAATCAAGCTTTCCTTCTAGAATGGCATCGAAGATCCCTGTCTCATTTTCTGCATAAAGATAACACTATGCATTCACGGTCCACCATGAAACCAAACTCTCTTCTCAATTAAAGATCAAAAACTATACCTCCCCAAAAAGGTGGGACACCACTGAGAAGAATGTACAGAATCACACCAGCGCTCCAAATATCAGCCTCTGGTCCATAGTTCCGTTTTAAAACTTCCGGGGCAACATAGTATGCACTTCCAACAAGATCCTTAAACTTATCTCCTGCATTCAACATAATCAAGTTACACCACAGATAGAAGTAATAGAGTGCAGTATCAATTAGCCTTGTTACTAACCTGGTTTGAAGAAGACGGAGAGACCAAAGTCTGTAGCTTTCAAAGGGGAGCTCTCATCTTTGCTCAGAAAGAGAAAGTTTTCAGGCTTCAAGTCTCGGTGCATTACGCCCATAGAGTGGCAGCTGTGCACAACCATCACCATCTGCCTGCACAGATCCGCCGCGGCTCTCTCTGTGTAATGACCTTTAGCTATGATCCTATCGAAAAGCTCCCCTCCTTCACACAGCTCCATTATCAGATTCACCGAGTGTCTGTCCTCGTAAGCTCCCTTCAAGTCCACAATATTCctacaaaatataaatcaatGCACCAACACAGCTTAATCAAACTTTACCTAGTATATATGATGCAAACTGCTCATTAATATGGAAAATGAAGAACCATTTAATAGTAGATAAATAACATTGTTATAACAACATATATTCTCATTAGACATATTACTATTGGACCATCTCAAAAGAAGCATTTTTCCGGTTATATTCGAGAAATGAATTACCTGTGGCCGCTGAGATGGTGCATAATCTGGACTTCACGGCGAACATCTTCAATGTCGTCACTTTGGACGAGTCGGCGCGTGGGGATTGACTTGCAAGCGAAGACTTTCTTGGTCTCTTTGTGAGTGACGAGGTGCGTGACTCCGAACTGCCCACGACCAAGCTCGCGTCCCAAGTCGTAGGTTCCCTTGACATCCTCCATCGGCTTGCCTAGGATCCGACCGTTCTGTTGAGAACGGGATCCGCCGGTTCCGGAGCCTGAGGAGGATTTGACGGGTCCGGAACCGGAGCCGGAGGATCCGCGGCGTTCGCCGGAAGGTTTGACATGGTGGACGACGTTGtcggaggaagaggaggaggaggaggtctTGGACTTGCTGTGTCTGTGTCCCATTCTCGGAACTTTGTTTCTCTCTTAGTCAATAAAGtcaatggagagagagagacaaaaggATCTCAGGTTCTCATGGCCTTTTTATGTCCGAAGATCGAACGCGAGGAGTGGAGACTACGTGGCACGTTTTCATTGGCTTATAGCTTGACCAATTAAACCGCGTATTTGTTGATTGTTTCCCCATTTTTTAGAAAACTAATCAATGATAAAAAATGGGTTAGATCTTTTATATTTACAGAAATTAAGAAATAATTACTGtttgttcctaaaaatatattttcctctCACTAAAACACTCTTTTATACCAATGAGCCaataatatttaagaaaatttaaatattttcaattaatatcaATTAAAGTTATATCATTTATTAACATCCATTAACTaaagaaaaattagaaaatcaATTTGTGTTCGAtatcatttttctttcttttttgcaaTTTGAGattgaaattaaatttatacAACCAATAGGGGTAAATAATCATGTAACTTTCAAATAATTGATACAACTATTTTAAAGCAAGACTCTATTCTGTCCAGAGGTTTACTCTGTCAAGTGTCAACACTTTGAATGAGTATGGATAAACAAACATCCTTGTAAACAAAGACATGAATCCCAGTTCCTATTAACAGAACCAGAAACTAATGAGAAGAGTCCAGTCCAGAGGGTTACTCTGTCAACGCTTATCTGACAAAGGCTTCTTccatgttttggaaaaaaacgCGCCTTTAGCTTTTGGAGCCTGAGGGTGGCCATGTCCTCTATTTCACTAACAGATAGATCTCTACTGAAAAGTTCTTCCGAGTACAACCCCACTGAATATAATAGCACCAAACCACTTGTTCGACACAAACCTGTGGAAACATCAAAACCATAAAGGTATTAGCTATTCCAAGACAAACAACATATTGGATTCAGACAGAAGAAAGAAACCATACTTTTTACTGCAGTCAGTGCGAGATGACAAGTCAGCTGTCCCTATTTGCCATCCTAAGTGTCCTGATGCAGCGACCAGTGATGCGTAATATTGCCACCCTTAATGATTATAGCAagaaacacaaaataaaaaagaatgtgGATGGAATTTGGAAATCACAAAAAAGAACCGTTGTGAAGTTCATTGAGTTACCGAGATCTGCACTGAGTCCAGAAAGTGTAAGCAAACCCATGGATGCTGTGCCAAATCCAGTAAGCCAAAGCTTTGTATTATCACCGAATCTAAGAGCTGTTGACTTCACACCAACCTTCACATCATCTTCTTTGTCCTGTAGACAGACACATACAATAATAACCCATTCTTTCACACTAGCACATGACCAAACAAAATAGTTTCAAGAAACAAAGTGAACTATACCTGATGTGCATAGATAGTATCATACACAAGGGTCCAGCAGACTCCTGAGAGATAAAGAGGGAGAACAACAGCTGGTTCTAAGCTTCCTTTAACTGCAGCCCATCCTAACAATGCTCCCCAGTTTATGGTCAAACCTAAGAATGCTTGAGGCTGCAATAAGAATCCAAGAACCGACCAAATAAGAcagagaagaaaaatatatagaCTAAATTTGAGGATGGCTTTTTAAATTACCCAAAATGTAAACCTCTTCATAAGTGGGTAGGAGAAGACAAGTAACAAAGATGAAGCCCCTAAAACACGGCTGCagaattattttttgaaatgagCTAACATAGAAAGAAACAAGTTAAACACAAAACTAAGGGAACGTTTGATATTATGTATTCAGAAGTTTACTACATCTGGTGAATCACATGTGTTTGTGAATCGAAACAAAAACGCTTTCGTATACGCAACTTGTGTGCACAAACCTGTAATTGTTAAGTTGGAGAAGAATCCCTAAACCTAAAAGCAACTGTAGCCCAAGAAACTGAAGCCCTTGAAATGGTGTCAAAAGACCACTTGCAATAGGTCTTAATCTTGTTCGATCAACCTGGATAGAAAAAACAATTTCTCAGGCACCGTAATCTAAAAGACTAAAACTAAACAATCATATAAAATCTTGAGCCTCATGTATTCATAACGcatatttcaatttaaaaaaaaaacatgttttccacCTTCATTGCATCTAATATCTGAAGTCTATTGTCTTCTTGGATAAGTAATCAGTACATGCAGATAAACTAAAACCCCCTATAGACATGTGACTAGGAATGCTAGATCAATTGACGGCATAAATTGATCCCACATACGAGTGTCACGAGCACTTCAAGATGTCAAAGCAGAAACAGTATAGTCACAGAAACCATGGATCTATACAACATATATGACATCACTTGTCTGTGTTAAGACATTCTCTGATTCATATACCGCAAAAACAAACGGACCTTTGTATCAATGTCCCGGTCAAGCAGATCATTTATAGTACAACCAGCACCTCTAAGAAGTAATGCACCGCAACCGAATAAACTCATCATTTTAAAACTCGGAAGGCTTCCAGGATCAGCAGCCAACGCAATTGACCTACACAAAAAATGATTGAAACTCACTAATCTCTAAGCTACAGTATCCAAAGGATAAGATACACTAAACTCACCACATACAAGGCCAAGCAAGCAACCAAGTCCCAATGGGTTTATCCAAACGAGCAAGCTTAGCATAACCTCTAGCTCCCTCAGGCAAATACAAATCAACCCAATTAGAAGCTTCCTTAACACCACCAACACCACCACTCTTCTCCTCCTTGTCGTCTTTCTTAGGATTCCCCTCCACAACCGAAGACATTCCAGCTACTAATCTATAGTTCCAGCCAACGCCAAGAAGCTTCTCATGATGAAAGTCCCTCCCTTTACTCCACACTTCGTGGTCACGACTCCATAGAGGATACTTAAGCAAAGGGTTGATGCAATGCcgtgtagtagtagtagtaacgGGTTGTGAcaagtatatattttgttgttgagAGTGGAAAACAGAACTTGAAGATGGAGTTGCCGACACGGATGGTTTCAACAACCGCCGTGAAACACGGGAGAGTCGGAAAAACGACATCttttagagagagaggaagTGTGTTTgcctgcaagaaaaaaaaaaagaaaaggactTGAGAGGTTTCGAAACGCTAAGTAAAGTCAAGCGAGGGATCTTCAGAGGCTGAGTTTTGATTGGGTCTAGATAGTTCAACAATCACAGGCAGGACACAAACAGAAGCTAAGATCGGATTTAATAGACTAAgagaaggaggaagaagaatggTGGAGGGAAGCTTACCGGTTAACAACGACTCCGGCGTGGAGGAGCGAGCACCTCTCGGCAGCTAGAAATTCTCTAGTAACTCGGATGGATCAGTAATGGGCCTGTGCACCATTCTATCTGACCAGGCCCATAATGAGTTGATACCAATGGGCCAGAAAAATTTGGGACTGTTGAGGAAACATATTATAGTCTGTTTATTTTTCCAATCTTTTGTCTACTTTTTATTAatcaatataatatattagagagttgtccaaaaaaatatatatatatatataaaattatgattaataATTTTACCAAACAGGTAAatctttataatattatttgaaaagttaTTTTTCTATGTGTCGCATTCACGTTAATTCTCAAAAtagttaattacataattacttttaataaactaaaaaaattatttacgaTTTCTATTAATAAcaactatttttatttcttttttttaattaaattaaaaacaattaactaaattttcatttttttcaaaagcacataaataagaaaaagtaatatttataaaatataaaattatagtttttagaGTTATTTAGGTGAATATACATAGATAAGAATTTAATTAGGTAAGTATGCAATGATGTGACttaattaaatatatgaaaatcaTGATAGTGGATTTTTACCTTAATAGCCCTAATGTAGTGGTCGATGAAATCAGGATGGCGCGTGAAGAGGTGGTTGGTTTACTgcagagtttttttttggtctctGGATGAAGGAGGGCAGGTTTGGTGTCAGTAAAATCAAATGTGATGCTAACTATGCTATCATATATACATCAATCATTAAATGAACATGTATCTTGCAGATTTAATACTAATCAGTAGactctaatcactaaattttaaaccaaaaattaaatcctaaacccaaatattaaaatttaaagttgATCCTAATTTCACTTTCACTCTCTAAAtactaaatcataaactctaatcactaaatcctaaaccaaaaattaaaccctaaatttaaaaataaaccctaaactcaaatatcaaaatctaaTGTTCATCCTAATTTCATTCTACCTTCTAAATACTgaatcctaaattctaatcactaaaccctaaatccaaa comes from the Brassica rapa cultivar Chiifu-401-42 chromosome A01, CAAS_Brap_v3.01, whole genome shotgun sequence genome and includes:
- the LOC103861321 gene encoding potassium transporter 3 isoform X1, translating into MADRRNRCNQVLLLAYQSFGLVFGDLSISPLYVYKCTFYGGLRHHQTEDTIFGAFSLIFWTITLLSLVKYMVFVLSADDNGEGGIFALYALLCRHARFSLLPNQQAADEEISTYYGSGDATRNLPSSAFKSLIERNKRSKTALLILVLVGTSMVITIGVLTPAISGNLTPDFTFTSFTNLTQYPLVVSSSIDGLVAKTSLKHSTVVMIACALLVGLFVLQHRGTNKVAFLFAPIMILWLLSIATVGVYNIVTWNPSVYKALSPYYIYVFFRDTGVDGWLSLGGILLCITGTEAIFAELGQFTATSIRFAFCCVVYPCLVLQYMGQAAFLSKNFSALPTSFYDSIPDPFFWPVLMMAMLAAMVASQAVIFATFSIVKQCYALGCFPRVKIVHKPRWVLGQIYIPEINWVVMILTLTVTIFFQDTRHIAFAFGLACMTLAFVTTWLMPLIINFVWNRNIVFSVLFILFFGTIELVFFASALAKIPKGGWITLLLSLFFTCITYVWHYGSRKKYLCDQHNKVPMKSILSLGPSLGIIKVPGMGLIYTELASGVPATFTHFLTNLPAFYQVVVFVCCKTVPIPYVPQKERYLIGRIGPKTYRMYRCIIRAGYKDVNKDGDDFEDELVMSIAEFIQLESEGYGGSNTDRSIDGRLAVVKASNKFGTRLSRSISEANIAGSSRSQTTVTNSKSPVLLRLRAEYEQELPRLSMRRMFQFRPMDTKFRQPQVKEELFDLVNAKDAEVAYIVGHGHVKAKRNSVFVKRLVVNVAYSFLRKNCRSPAVMLNIPHICLIKVGMNYYL
- the LOC103861321 gene encoding potassium transporter 3 isoform X2; its protein translation is MADRRNRCNQVLLLAYQSFGLVFGDLSISPLYVYKCTFYGGLRHHQTEDTIFGAFSLIFWTITLLSLVKYMVFVLSADDNGEGGIFALYALLCRHARFSLLPNQQAADEEISTYYGSGDATRNLPSSAFKSLIERNKRSKTALLILVLVGTSMVITIGVLTPAISVSSSIDGLVAKTSLKHSTVVMIACALLVGLFVLQHRGTNKVAFLFAPIMILWLLSIATVGVYNIVTWNPSVYKALSPYYIYVFFRDTGVDGWLSLGGILLCITGTEAIFAELGQFTATSIRFAFCCVVYPCLVLQYMGQAAFLSKNFSALPTSFYDSIPDPFFWPVLMMAMLAAMVASQAVIFATFSIVKQCYALGCFPRVKIVHKPRWVLGQIYIPEINWVVMILTLTVTIFFQDTRHIAFAFGLACMTLAFVTTWLMPLIINFVWNRNIVFSVLFILFFGTIELVFFASALAKIPKGGWITLLLSLFFTCITYVWHYGSRKKYLCDQHNKVPMKSILSLGPSLGIIKVPGMGLIYTELASGVPATFTHFLTNLPAFYQVVVFVCCKTVPIPYVPQKERYLIGRIGPKTYRMYRCIIRAGYKDVNKDGDDFEDELVMSIAEFIQLESEGYGGSNTDRSIDGRLAVVKASNKFGTRLSRSISEANIAGSSRSQTTVTNSKSPVLLRLRAEYEQELPRLSMRRMFQFRPMDTKFRQPQVKEELFDLVNAKDAEVAYIVGHGHVKAKRNSVFVKRLVVNVAYSFLRKNCRSPAVMLNIPHICLIKVGMNYYL
- the LOC103861332 gene encoding calcium-dependent protein kinase 3 gives rise to the protein MGHRHSKSKTSSSSSSSDNVVHHVKPSGERRGSSGSGSGPVKSSSGSGTGGSRSQQNGRILGKPMEDVKGTYDLGRELGRGQFGVTHLVTHKETKKVFACKSIPTRRLVQSDDIEDVRREVQIMHHLSGHRNIVDLKGAYEDRHSVNLIMELCEGGELFDRIIAKGHYTERAAADLCRQMVMVVHSCHSMGVMHRDLKPENFLFLSKDESSPLKATDFGLSVFFKPGDKFKDLVGSAYYVAPEVLKRNYGPEADIWSAGVILYILLSGVPPFWGENETGIFDAILEGKLDFSADPWPDVSNGAKDLVKKMLTYDPKDRLTASEVLNHPWIKEDGEASDKPLDNAVLSRMKQFRAMNKLKKMALKVIAENLSEEEIIGLKEMFKALDTDKNGIVTLEELRTGLPKLGNKISEAEIKQLMEAADMDGDGSIDYLEFISATMHMNRIEREDHLYTAFQYFDKDNSGYITMEELEQAMKKYNMGDDKSIKEIIAEVDTDRDGKINYEEFVAMMKKGHPELVTNRRRVNM
- the LOC103861340 gene encoding 4-hydroxybenzoate polyprenyltransferase, mitochondrial, which gives rise to MSFFRLSRVSRRLLKPSVSATPSSSSVFHSQQQNIYLSQPVTTTTTRHCINPLLKYPLWSRDHEVWSKGRDFHHEKLLGVGWNYRLVAGMSSVVEGNPKKDDKEEKSGGVGGVKEASNWVDLYLPEGARGYAKLARLDKPIGTWLLAWPCMWSIALAADPGSLPSFKMMSLFGCGALLLRGAGCTINDLLDRDIDTKVDRTRLRPIASGLLTPFQGLQFLGLQLLLGLGILLQLNNYSRVLGASSLLLVFSYPLMKRFTFWPQAFLGLTINWGALLGWAAVKGSLEPAVVLPLYLSGVCWTLVYDTIYAHQDKEDDVKVGVKSTALRFGDNTKLWLTGFGTASMGLLTLSGLSADLGWQYYASLVAASGHLGWQIGTADLSSRTDCSKKFVSNKWFGAIIFSGVVLGRTFQ